A window of Streptomyces marispadix contains these coding sequences:
- a CDS encoding FAD-dependent monooxygenase encodes MGSGAYGESGEWDVVVAGAGPNGLMLACESSLAGVRPLVLERLTERTRENRANGLVGQVTLMLDRRGLHGRLSGGDEPPRASPRFVFGAMPLELSRLEPGQNRLYGLGVPQLRLEQVLEERALELGVEIRRGHELTGLRQDEDGVTADVSGPGGAYRLRCRHLVGADGGRSVTRKLAGIGFPGVTDDEMVHRTAHVTVPAAMTDPATGGLDVPGHGLVPPFMHHRTDGGLFTYAPFPGRPAMVHTTEWGGGTDGDGPGEGNRGSGGSERFGGSGRSGRSGRSGRTGEAEAGAERPLTLDEMQASVRRVLGAEVPLGPPEGDGPHLLRRLYGGNTRLADRFRAGRVLLVGDAAHVHSALGGPGLNLGLQDAVNLGWKLAAEVRGWAPPGLLDSYEEERRPVAERVVMHTRAQSALIAPGGEVTALRELFMELLEEPANIRHIADMMAGADVRYEMSRPEPETSGGGGHGAATPKGSGHSAANGGPSPHPLTGTWAPDLLLDTGEGRPVRLAELTRDARPLLLDLTADGSYAGEARPWSDRVDAVAARRWERPEDASSTVEREVRTGTTGTAGTTGSTGSTGFTGTGTEGGAGAPPPVALLLRPDCYLAWVSSSARPDHGEREALRAALARWFGRPAADAAATRTGAGTAGRTGTGTGTGLSPSGATGR; translated from the coding sequence ATGGGTTCCGGAGCGTACGGAGAGTCCGGGGAGTGGGACGTCGTAGTGGCCGGGGCGGGGCCCAACGGGCTGATGCTGGCGTGCGAGTCGAGTCTCGCGGGCGTACGGCCGCTGGTGCTGGAGCGGCTGACGGAGCGCACCCGGGAGAACCGGGCCAACGGTCTGGTCGGGCAGGTGACGCTGATGCTCGACCGGCGCGGGCTGCACGGGCGCCTCAGCGGCGGCGACGAACCGCCGCGGGCGAGCCCGAGGTTCGTCTTCGGAGCGATGCCGCTGGAGCTGAGCAGGCTGGAGCCCGGTCAGAACCGGCTGTACGGGCTGGGGGTGCCGCAGCTACGGCTGGAGCAGGTGCTGGAGGAGCGGGCGCTCGAACTCGGCGTGGAGATACGGCGCGGACACGAGCTGACGGGGCTCCGCCAGGACGAGGACGGCGTGACGGCCGACGTCTCGGGGCCCGGCGGTGCGTACCGGCTCCGCTGCCGCCACCTCGTGGGAGCGGACGGCGGGCGGAGCGTGACGCGGAAACTGGCCGGGATCGGCTTCCCCGGAGTGACCGACGACGAGATGGTCCACCGGACGGCACATGTGACGGTGCCGGCGGCGATGACCGACCCGGCGACGGGTGGACTGGACGTGCCCGGGCACGGTCTCGTACCGCCGTTCATGCATCACCGCACGGACGGCGGGCTGTTCACGTATGCGCCGTTCCCGGGACGACCGGCGATGGTGCACACGACCGAGTGGGGCGGGGGCACGGACGGGGACGGCCCCGGGGAGGGGAACCGCGGTTCCGGCGGCTCAGAGCGCTTCGGCGGCTCCGGTCGCTCCGGCCGTTCCGGTCGCTCCGGCCGTACGGGCGAAGCCGAGGCCGGCGCGGAACGGCCGCTGACGCTGGACGAGATGCAGGCGAGCGTGCGTCGCGTGCTCGGCGCCGAGGTGCCGCTGGGGCCGCCCGAGGGAGACGGGCCGCATCTGCTCCGGCGGCTGTACGGGGGCAACACGAGGCTCGCCGACCGCTTCCGCGCGGGCCGGGTGCTGCTGGTCGGCGACGCGGCGCACGTGCACTCGGCGCTCGGCGGCCCCGGGCTCAACCTCGGGCTCCAGGACGCCGTGAATCTGGGATGGAAGCTCGCCGCCGAGGTGCGCGGCTGGGCGCCGCCGGGACTGCTCGACAGCTACGAGGAGGAGCGCCGCCCCGTGGCGGAGCGCGTGGTGATGCACACGCGGGCGCAGTCGGCGCTGATCGCTCCGGGCGGTGAAGTCACCGCGCTGCGCGAGCTGTTCATGGAGCTGCTGGAGGAACCGGCGAACATCCGGCACATCGCGGACATGATGGCGGGCGCCGACGTCCGCTACGAGATGAGCCGCCCGGAGCCCGAGACGTCCGGTGGCGGCGGGCACGGCGCCGCGACCCCCAAGGGAAGCGGGCACAGCGCCGCGAACGGCGGCCCGTCCCCGCATCCCCTCACCGGCACCTGGGCGCCCGACCTGCTTCTCGACACCGGAGAGGGACGGCCCGTACGCCTGGCGGAACTCACCCGGGACGCACGCCCGTTGCTGCTGGACCTGACCGCGGACGGGTCGTACGCCGGTGAGGCACGGCCGTGGAGCGACCGCGTCGACGCCGTCGCCGCCCGGCGCTGGGAGCGCCCGGAGGACGCGTCGAGCACGGTGGAACGGGAAGTCAGGACGGGCACGACAGGGACCGCAGGCACGACAGGCTCAACCGGCTCAACCGGCTTCACAGGCACGGGCACGGAGGGCGGCGCCGGGGCCCCGCCCCCGGTGGCGCTGCTGCTGCGCCCCGACTGCTATCTCGCCTGGGTGTCGTCCTCAGCCCGTCCGGATCACGGCGAGCGCGAGGCGCTTCGCGCGGCGCTCGCCCGCTGGTTCGGCCGCCCGGCCGCCGACGCGGCAGCGACCCGGACCGGGGCCGGGACAGCGGGCCGGACAGGGACAGGGACAGGGACCGGGCTCAGCCCATCAGGGGCAACAGGCCGCTGA
- a CDS encoding DUF6274 family protein yields MGTTPRGPRRHETRALLRAHLAAATRYRHVTRNCPVCHRLLRLATEHVPEEAQEPPHGEANEGTAMEAVRGASGAPAAERRGAPDAEPGERPAKPRRVSASK; encoded by the coding sequence ATGGGGACAACTCCGCGCGGCCCTCGGCGGCATGAGACGCGTGCACTGCTGCGAGCACACCTCGCGGCTGCCACTCGCTATCGGCATGTGACGCGTAACTGCCCTGTATGCCACCGGCTGTTGAGGCTGGCGACGGAGCACGTCCCGGAAGAGGCCCAGGAGCCTCCGCACGGCGAGGCGAACGAAGGGACGGCGATGGAGGCGGTTCGTGGAGCGTCCGGGGCGCCTGCCGCGGAGCGGCGGGGAGCACCGGACGCCGAGCCGGGCGAACGCCCGGCGAAGCCACGGCGGGTCTCCGCTTCAAAGTAG
- a CDS encoding maleylpyruvate isomerase family mycothiol-dependent enzyme, translating into MPPAKRTKAPQRRSYDPARVRQALIGQVEAVATAAHQLTEEQCARPSGLPGWDVHRLLVHIALQIDAVPRYLAGPESKAPAPEVDLPAWAASTARGAAELDRETREEADGAASGAARIDEAVAQLEPVLESAVRGDLLIPHGAGAMRMLDFTVTRLVELVVHSDDLARATGSPVTFDRQALAATVRVLTDTLAVRAPGASVEVRVPPFAVVQCVEGPRHTRGTPPNVVETDPLTWIRLATGRIGWEQARSAAAVSAGGERADISGLLPLMG; encoded by the coding sequence ATGCCGCCCGCCAAACGCACCAAAGCCCCACAGAGGCGCAGCTACGATCCGGCCCGCGTCCGCCAGGCCCTGATCGGGCAGGTCGAGGCCGTCGCCACCGCCGCGCATCAACTGACCGAGGAGCAGTGCGCGCGCCCCTCCGGGCTCCCCGGCTGGGACGTCCACCGGCTCCTCGTGCACATCGCGTTGCAGATCGACGCGGTGCCCCGTTACCTCGCCGGGCCGGAGTCGAAGGCGCCCGCCCCGGAGGTGGACCTTCCGGCGTGGGCGGCATCCACCGCCCGGGGCGCCGCCGAACTCGACCGTGAGACCCGCGAGGAGGCCGACGGCGCGGCCTCCGGCGCCGCCCGCATCGACGAGGCCGTGGCGCAGCTCGAACCCGTGCTGGAGTCGGCGGTACGCGGCGATCTGCTCATCCCGCACGGTGCGGGTGCGATGCGGATGCTCGACTTCACCGTGACGCGGCTCGTCGAACTCGTCGTCCACAGCGACGATCTGGCCCGCGCCACCGGCAGCCCCGTCACCTTCGACCGCCAGGCGCTCGCAGCGACGGTACGGGTGCTCACGGACACGCTGGCGGTACGGGCGCCGGGGGCTTCGGTCGAGGTGAGAGTGCCGCCGTTCGCCGTCGTGCAGTGCGTCGAGGGGCCGCGTCACACGAGGGGCACGCCGCCCAACGTCGTCGAGACCGACCCCCTCACCTGGATCAGGCTCGCCACCGGGCGGATCGGCTGGGAGCAGGCCCGCAGCGCGGCCGCGGTCTCCGCCGGCGGCGAACGGGCCGACATCAGCGGCCTGTTGCCCCTGATGGGCTGA
- the bldC gene encoding developmental transcriptional regulator BldC, whose translation MTARTPDAEPLLTPAEVATMFRVDPKTVTRWAKAGKLTSIRTLGGHRRYREAEVRALLAGIPQQRSEV comes from the coding sequence ATGACCGCTCGCACCCCAGATGCCGAGCCCCTGTTGACCCCGGCTGAGGTTGCCACGATGTTCCGCGTGGACCCGAAGACGGTCACACGCTGGGCAAAGGCGGGCAAGCTCACGTCGATTCGCACGCTCGGTGGTCATCGCCGCTACCGCGAAGCGGAGGTGCGCGCACTGCTTGCGGGCATCCCGCAGCAGCGCAGTGAGGTTTGA
- the purM gene encoding phosphoribosylformylglycinamidine cyclo-ligase: MPVEPAEPSGTGATYAAAGVDIEAGDRAVQLMKEWVKKAQRPESVGTLGGFAGLFDASVLKRYDRPLLASATDGVGTKVAVAQRMDQHDSIGHDLVAMVVDDLVVCGAEPLFMTDYVCVGKVVPERVAQIVKGIAEGCVLAGCALVGGETAEHPGLLGPDEYDVAGAGTGVVEADAVLGADRIRKGDAVIAMASSGLHSNGYSLVRHVLFERAGWALEREVPEFGRTLGEELLEPTRIYSLDCLALARTTEVHAFSHITGGGLAGNLARVVPDELHAYVDRGTWTPGVVFDLVGRAGDVARDELESALNMGVGMVAVVPQESADTALHTLADRGVDAWIAGEITERPAGGDAVTLTGDYAR; the protein is encoded by the coding sequence ATGCCTGTCGAGCCTGCTGAACCTTCCGGCACCGGCGCCACCTACGCCGCCGCCGGCGTGGACATCGAGGCCGGCGACCGCGCCGTACAGCTCATGAAGGAGTGGGTGAAGAAGGCACAGCGCCCGGAGTCGGTCGGCACGCTCGGCGGCTTCGCCGGCCTCTTCGACGCCTCCGTGCTCAAGCGCTACGACCGCCCGCTGCTGGCCTCCGCCACCGACGGCGTAGGCACCAAGGTCGCCGTGGCCCAGCGTATGGACCAGCACGACAGCATCGGCCACGACCTCGTGGCGATGGTCGTCGACGACCTGGTGGTCTGCGGCGCCGAGCCGCTCTTCATGACCGACTACGTCTGCGTCGGCAAGGTCGTCCCGGAACGCGTCGCCCAGATCGTCAAGGGCATCGCCGAGGGCTGCGTGCTCGCGGGCTGCGCGCTCGTAGGCGGCGAGACCGCCGAGCACCCGGGCCTCCTGGGCCCCGACGAGTACGACGTCGCCGGAGCCGGTACGGGCGTGGTCGAGGCCGACGCCGTGCTGGGCGCGGATCGTATCCGTAAGGGGGACGCGGTGATCGCGATGGCGTCCTCCGGACTTCACTCGAACGGGTACTCGCTGGTCAGGCACGTCCTCTTCGAGCGCGCGGGCTGGGCCCTGGAACGGGAGGTGCCCGAGTTCGGCCGCACCCTCGGCGAGGAACTGCTGGAGCCCACCAGGATCTACTCGCTGGACTGCCTCGCCCTCGCCCGTACGACCGAGGTCCACGCCTTCTCGCACATCACCGGAGGCGGACTCGCCGGCAACCTCGCCCGCGTGGTGCCCGACGAGCTGCACGCATACGTCGACCGCGGCACCTGGACGCCCGGCGTGGTCTTCGACCTGGTCGGAAGGGCCGGCGACGTCGCACGCGACGAACTGGAGAGCGCGCTGAACATGGGCGTCGGCATGGTCGCCGTAGTGCCTCAGGAATCGGCCGACACCGCGCTGCACACCCTCGCCGACCGAGGCGTCGACGCCTGGATCGCGGGGGAGATCACCGAGCGCCCGGCAGGGGGCGACGCCGTGACGCTCACCGGCGACTATGCGCGCTGA
- the purF gene encoding amidophosphoribosyltransferase produces the protein MPRGDGRLSHDLLPAEKGPQDACGVFGVWAPGEEVAKLTYFGLYALQHRGQESAGIAVSNGSQILVFKDMGLVSQVFDETSLGSLRGHIAVGHARYSTTGASVWENAQPTFRATGHGSIALGHNGNLVNTAELADLVAAKSTESAGRAPTVAATNDTDLVTALLAGQTDEDGKPLTVEEAAPIVLPQVKGAFSFVFMDEHTLYAARDAQGVRPLVLGRLERGWVVASETSALDIVGAVFIREVEPGEMIAVDEDGLRSTRFADAKPKGCVFEYVYLARPDTDIAGRNVYLSRVEMGRKLAAEAPADADLVIATPESGTPAAIGYAEASGIPYGSGLVKNSYVGRTFIQPSQTIRQLGIRLKLNPLKEVISGKRLVVVDDSIVRGNTQRALVRMLREAGAAEVHVRISSPPIKWPCFFGIDFATRAELIANGLTVEEIGKSLGADSLAYISLDGMTDATTIPKSQLCRACFDGEYPMPLPDPELLGKHLREPTATGTGDTGDTETGTAETGAARRSEGQPSVPDVDGVGTLTAGVGGNDALRRP, from the coding sequence GTGCCACGTGGTGACGGACGACTCAGCCACGACCTGCTCCCCGCAGAGAAGGGCCCACAGGACGCTTGCGGCGTCTTCGGCGTCTGGGCCCCCGGGGAAGAGGTCGCGAAGCTCACGTACTTCGGTCTGTACGCGCTTCAGCACCGCGGCCAGGAGTCCGCGGGCATCGCAGTGAGCAACGGCTCACAGATCCTCGTCTTCAAGGACATGGGCCTCGTCTCGCAGGTCTTCGACGAGACCTCGCTCGGCTCCCTCCGCGGCCACATCGCCGTGGGCCACGCCCGCTACTCGACGACGGGCGCCTCCGTATGGGAGAACGCCCAGCCGACCTTCCGCGCCACCGGCCACGGCTCGATCGCGCTCGGCCACAACGGCAATCTGGTCAACACCGCCGAACTCGCCGACTTGGTGGCCGCGAAGTCCACCGAGAGCGCGGGCCGCGCCCCCACCGTCGCCGCCACCAACGACACCGACCTCGTCACCGCCCTCCTCGCGGGCCAGACCGACGAGGACGGCAAGCCGCTCACCGTCGAGGAGGCGGCGCCCATCGTCCTGCCGCAGGTCAAGGGCGCGTTCTCGTTCGTCTTCATGGACGAGCACACCCTCTACGCGGCCCGCGACGCCCAGGGCGTACGCCCCCTCGTACTCGGACGCCTCGAGCGCGGCTGGGTCGTCGCCAGCGAGACCTCGGCGCTCGACATCGTCGGCGCGGTCTTCATCCGCGAGGTCGAGCCCGGCGAGATGATCGCCGTCGACGAGGACGGACTCCGCTCCACCCGCTTCGCCGATGCGAAGCCCAAGGGCTGCGTCTTCGAGTACGTCTATCTCGCCCGCCCCGACACCGACATCGCGGGACGGAACGTTTATCTCTCCCGCGTCGAGATGGGCCGCAAGCTCGCCGCCGAGGCGCCCGCCGACGCCGACCTCGTCATCGCGACGCCCGAGTCCGGCACCCCCGCGGCGATCGGCTACGCCGAGGCCAGCGGCATCCCGTACGGCAGCGGCCTGGTCAAGAACAGCTACGTCGGCCGTACGTTCATCCAGCCCAGCCAGACCATCCGCCAGCTCGGCATCCGTCTCAAGCTCAACCCGCTGAAGGAGGTCATCAGCGGCAAGCGCCTCGTCGTCGTCGACGACTCGATCGTCCGCGGCAACACCCAGCGCGCACTCGTACGGATGCTCCGCGAGGCCGGAGCGGCCGAGGTCCATGTGCGGATCTCCTCGCCGCCCATCAAGTGGCCCTGCTTCTTCGGGATCGACTTCGCCACCCGCGCCGAGCTGATCGCCAACGGCCTCACCGTCGAGGAGATCGGCAAGTCCCTGGGCGCGGACTCCCTGGCGTACATCTCACTCGACGGGATGACCGACGCGACGACGATCCCCAAGTCGCAGCTCTGCCGCGCCTGCTTCGACGGGGAGTACCCGATGCCGCTGCCCGACCCCGAACTGCTGGGCAAGCATCTGCGAGAACCGACCGCGACGGGCACCGGCGACACCGGTGACACCGAGACGGGCACCGCCGAAACCGGCGCCGCCCGGCGCTCTGAAGGGCAGCCCTCCGTGCCGGACGTCGACGGCGTCGGCACCCTCACCGCCGGCGTCGGCGGCAACGACGCACTGCGACGCCCGTAG
- a CDS encoding ABC transporter substrate-binding protein, protein MDRGQAYGRGVVRVQNRRRFLGAVGSIAAAGGLSGCGNTVGQAFTGAAGPSSLLNFWHPFTGGDGAQLVKMQSAYRKRHRATDLKSTTMVWGAPYYTKLTLATLGHRPPQVAITHMSRLPTLAASGLLHAVSDSEADAHGLTEDRFQKAALDRARHDGRLYALPLDTHPFVLYYHKDVAKKAGLLEDGKLTDLDGPDKFLDAMRAAKEATGVWGGSIATVKDPAMCWRLWWSLYRQLGADLVTDGGRRVIMDMGAAEEALAYIRRMTAEKLIPANANPNGGAITLLTTGKAGFLMDGEWQLLAVQGALKDKFDIRTFPRIFDDGPYACAADSHAFVLPTAPSPEAQRTDRALDFVRSMLDASYDWTKGGHIPAWQPTADSGEYKRLEPQAHYADAADGAAYDPAAWYSGADSNLHRRFGEVVATVFRGEISPGRAASRMHSAVTDLAKTEAPV, encoded by the coding sequence ATGGATCGCGGACAGGCGTATGGACGGGGCGTGGTACGGGTGCAGAACAGGCGGAGATTCCTAGGCGCCGTGGGCTCCATCGCGGCGGCCGGGGGGCTCAGCGGATGCGGCAACACGGTCGGGCAGGCGTTCACCGGGGCCGCGGGCCCCTCGTCGCTGCTGAACTTCTGGCACCCCTTCACGGGTGGCGACGGCGCGCAGCTCGTGAAGATGCAGAGCGCCTACCGCAAGCGGCACCGTGCCACCGACCTGAAGTCGACCACGATGGTGTGGGGCGCCCCGTACTACACCAAGCTCACGCTGGCGACCCTCGGGCACCGGCCGCCCCAGGTGGCCATCACACACATGTCGCGGCTGCCGACCCTCGCCGCCTCCGGGCTGCTGCACGCGGTGTCCGACTCCGAGGCCGACGCGCACGGGCTGACCGAGGACCGATTCCAGAAGGCCGCGCTCGACCGTGCCCGTCACGACGGCAGGCTCTACGCGCTGCCGCTGGACACCCACCCCTTCGTGCTCTACTACCACAAGGACGTGGCCAAGAAGGCCGGGCTGCTGGAGGACGGAAAGCTCACCGACCTCGACGGTCCCGACAAGTTCCTCGACGCGATGCGCGCCGCGAAGGAAGCCACCGGCGTGTGGGGCGGCTCCATCGCCACCGTGAAGGACCCGGCGATGTGCTGGCGGCTGTGGTGGTCCCTCTACCGTCAGCTCGGCGCCGACCTCGTCACCGACGGCGGCCGCAGGGTGATCATGGACATGGGCGCGGCCGAGGAGGCCCTGGCCTACATCCGGCGCATGACCGCGGAGAAGCTCATACCGGCGAACGCGAACCCCAACGGCGGCGCGATCACGCTGCTGACCACGGGCAAGGCCGGGTTCCTCATGGACGGCGAGTGGCAGTTGCTCGCGGTGCAGGGAGCGCTGAAGGACAAGTTCGACATACGCACCTTCCCGCGGATCTTCGACGACGGGCCCTATGCGTGCGCCGCCGACTCGCACGCCTTCGTACTGCCGACCGCGCCCTCCCCTGAGGCTCAACGCACGGACAGGGCACTGGACTTCGTACGGTCCATGCTCGACGCCAGCTACGACTGGACCAAGGGCGGCCACATTCCCGCGTGGCAGCCCACGGCGGACTCCGGGGAGTACAAGCGCCTGGAACCGCAGGCGCACTACGCGGACGCCGCCGACGGCGCCGCCTACGACCCCGCGGCCTGGTACTCGGGCGCCGACAGCAACCTCCACCGGCGCTTCGGCGAAGTCGTGGCGACCGTTTTCCGCGGCGAGATCTCCCCCGGCCGCGCGGCCTCGCGCATGCACTCCGCCGTGACCGACCTCGCGAAGACGGAGGCGCCGGTATGA
- a CDS encoding DUF3073 domain-containing protein, whose translation MGRGRAKAKQTKVARQLKYNSGGTDLTRLAEELGASTSSEPPNGDRFEDDERDDDPYAQYADVYNDEEDEDESSGSSAQRRRS comes from the coding sequence ATGGGGCGCGGCCGGGCCAAGGCCAAGCAGACGAAGGTCGCCCGCCAGCTGAAGTACAACAGCGGTGGGACGGACCTGACGCGCCTGGCTGAGGAGCTGGGCGCATCGACGTCGAGCGAGCCGCCGAACGGCGACCGCTTCGAGGACGATGAGCGTGACGACGACCCGTACGCACAGTACGCGGACGTGTACAACGACGAGGAGGACGAGGACGAGTCCTCCGGCTCTTCAGCGCAACGGCGCCGGAGCTGA
- a CDS encoding TetR/AcrR family transcriptional regulator, with amino-acid sequence MDESRGQDEAGRGANPEDAGRRGGLRERKKRETRTALSWAALRLAVERGLANVRVEDIAAEAGVSPRTFNNYFSSKAEAIAARHVERAHRIAEELRARPESEPLWDAVVNAALARFAFDGQGEADQVPDERWTAGVRLMLGEPALQGEFFKANAVAEAELAAAVAERTGTDARRDLYPRLVAAAVGGAIAVVMERHLGSDGEGPAVPFPALLRDALGQLAEGLPEPGRGGAGRSEKVRGGGRRQGRGSRRPRDDR; translated from the coding sequence GTGGACGAGAGCAGGGGGCAGGACGAGGCCGGGCGCGGCGCGAACCCGGAGGACGCGGGGCGCCGGGGCGGGCTGCGCGAGCGCAAGAAGCGGGAGACCCGTACGGCGCTGAGCTGGGCGGCCCTGCGTCTCGCCGTCGAGCGGGGGCTGGCGAACGTACGTGTCGAGGACATCGCGGCGGAGGCCGGAGTCTCCCCACGTACGTTCAACAACTACTTCTCGAGCAAGGCCGAGGCGATCGCCGCCCGGCATGTGGAGCGCGCACACCGGATCGCGGAGGAGCTGCGTGCCCGGCCCGAGTCGGAGCCGCTGTGGGACGCCGTGGTGAACGCGGCGCTTGCCCGCTTCGCGTTCGACGGGCAGGGCGAGGCGGACCAGGTGCCGGACGAGCGCTGGACGGCCGGAGTACGGCTGATGCTCGGCGAACCGGCGCTACAGGGCGAGTTCTTCAAGGCGAACGCGGTGGCCGAGGCCGAGCTGGCGGCGGCCGTCGCCGAACGCACCGGCACCGATGCCCGAAGGGACCTGTATCCGCGGCTGGTGGCGGCGGCCGTCGGCGGCGCCATCGCGGTGGTGATGGAGCGGCACCTCGGCAGCGACGGCGAGGGCCCGGCCGTCCCCTTCCCGGCGCTGCTGCGGGACGCGCTGGGGCAGCTCGCCGAGGGACTGCCCGAGCCGGGGCGCGGCGGGGCCGGGCGTTCCGAGAAGGTGCGCGGCGGCGGACGGCGGCAGGGGCGGGGCTCTCGGCGCCCGCGGGACGATCGGTAG
- a CDS encoding Leu/Phe/Val dehydrogenase, translating to MSADGASGTGILRTLFRSEQGGHEQVVLCQDRASGLKAVIALHSTALGPGLGGTRFHPYAGEEQPEEAAVLDALNLARGMSYKNAMAGLAHGGGKAVIIGDPEKIKTEELLLAYGRFVASLGGRYVTACDVGTYVQDMDVVARTCPWTTGRSPEQGGAGDSSVLTAFGVFQGMRASAQHLWGEPSLRGRTVGIAGVGKVGHHLVAHLLEDGARVVITDVRPEAVERVRAAHPEVEAVADTAALVRFEGLDVYSPCALGGALDDATVPVLTAKAVCGAANNQLAHPGVEKDLAGRGILYAPDYVVNAGGVIQVADELLGFDFARAKAKAAKIFDTTLSIFDRAATDGVPPAAAADRIAETRMAAGAGGADGEGGASPEGR from the coding sequence ATCAGCGCCGACGGAGCGAGTGGCACAGGGATCCTGAGGACTCTCTTCCGGTCCGAGCAGGGCGGGCACGAGCAAGTCGTGCTGTGCCAGGACCGCGCCAGCGGCCTGAAAGCAGTGATCGCCCTCCACTCCACCGCCCTCGGCCCCGGCCTGGGCGGCACCAGGTTCCACCCCTACGCGGGGGAGGAACAGCCCGAGGAGGCGGCGGTGCTCGACGCGCTCAACCTCGCTCGCGGCATGTCGTACAAGAACGCGATGGCCGGGCTGGCCCACGGCGGCGGCAAGGCCGTGATCATCGGAGACCCCGAGAAGATCAAGACCGAGGAGCTGCTCCTCGCCTACGGCCGCTTCGTGGCGTCGCTCGGCGGCCGTTACGTCACCGCCTGCGACGTCGGCACCTATGTGCAGGACATGGACGTCGTCGCGCGCACCTGCCCATGGACGACCGGGCGCTCCCCCGAGCAGGGCGGCGCCGGCGACTCCTCGGTGCTGACCGCGTTCGGCGTCTTCCAGGGAATGCGCGCCAGCGCACAGCACCTGTGGGGCGAGCCCTCGCTCCGCGGCCGTACGGTCGGCATCGCCGGAGTCGGCAAGGTCGGCCACCACCTGGTCGCTCATCTCCTCGAGGACGGCGCCCGCGTGGTGATCACGGACGTGCGGCCGGAGGCCGTCGAGCGCGTACGCGCCGCCCACCCGGAGGTCGAGGCCGTCGCCGACACCGCCGCGCTGGTCCGCTTCGAGGGCCTGGACGTCTACTCGCCCTGCGCCCTCGGCGGCGCCCTGGACGACGCGACCGTGCCGGTACTGACCGCGAAGGCCGTGTGCGGTGCCGCCAACAACCAACTCGCCCACCCGGGAGTCGAGAAGGACCTCGCGGGCCGCGGAATCCTCTACGCCCCCGACTACGTGGTGAACGCCGGCGGCGTGATCCAGGTCGCCGACGAACTGCTGGGCTTCGACTTCGCACGTGCCAAGGCGAAGGCCGCGAAGATCTTCGACACCACGCTGTCGATCTTCGACCGTGCCGCCACGGACGGCGTGCCCCCGGCCGCCGCCGCGGACCGCATCGCCGAGACCCGGATGGCAGCGGGCGCCGGCGGCGCAGACGGAGAGGGCGGAGCGAGCCCCGAGGGACGGTGA
- a CDS encoding LacI family DNA-binding transcriptional regulator: MAGTRLKDVAERAGGVSIKTVSNVVRGNVRVAEPTRRRVLDAIDELDYRPNASARHLRTGRSGVIALAVPELVAPYFAELATAVIEAAREHDVSVLIEDTGGDPAAELRVACGLSDPLIDGVLLSPIRLDQATLAHRERRVPLVLLGERDFEVPADHVLIDNVLAAEEATAHLLASGRRRVAAIGFQSDPLFTTSHQRARGYLRALEAAGLPHVPELTPLVPAFTRTHGMHAMRELLALPEPPDAVFCFSDLLASGAVRGVYDAGRTVPGDVAVIGFDDIEDTRFAVPSLSTIAPDKRQLAKLAVDSLLTRIAGDPEAPHTTLYAPYRLVARESTARDAGNRTGGT, encoded by the coding sequence ATGGCCGGGACGAGGCTCAAGGACGTCGCGGAGCGTGCCGGCGGCGTCTCGATCAAAACCGTCTCCAACGTTGTACGTGGCAACGTCCGCGTCGCGGAGCCCACCCGCAGGCGCGTGCTCGACGCCATCGACGAACTCGACTACCGGCCCAACGCCTCCGCCCGCCATCTGCGCACCGGACGCAGCGGCGTCATCGCCCTCGCAGTGCCGGAACTCGTCGCGCCGTACTTCGCCGAGCTGGCCACCGCCGTCATCGAGGCCGCCCGCGAGCACGACGTATCGGTCCTCATCGAGGACACCGGCGGCGACCCGGCGGCCGAACTCCGCGTCGCCTGCGGCCTGTCCGACCCGCTCATCGACGGCGTGCTGCTCTCCCCGATCCGCCTCGACCAGGCCACCCTCGCCCACCGCGAACGCCGCGTCCCGCTGGTGCTGCTGGGCGAGCGCGACTTCGAGGTGCCGGCCGACCACGTACTGATTGACAACGTTCTCGCCGCCGAGGAGGCCACCGCCCACCTGCTCGCCTCCGGCCGCCGCCGCGTCGCAGCGATCGGCTTCCAGTCCGACCCGCTCTTCACCACCTCCCACCAGCGCGCCCGCGGCTACCTCAGGGCCCTGGAGGCCGCCGGGCTCCCGCATGTGCCCGAACTCACGCCCCTCGTACCGGCGTTCACCCGCACCCACGGCATGCACGCGATGCGCGAGCTCCTCGCGCTGCCCGAACCGCCGGACGCCGTCTTCTGCTTCTCCGACCTGCTCGCCTCCGGCGCCGTGCGAGGGGTGTACGACGCGGGCCGTACCGTCCCCGGCGACGTCGCGGTGATCGGCTTCGACGACATCGAGGACACCCGCTTCGCGGTCCCCTCCCTCAGCACCATCGCCCCCGACAAGCGGCAGCTCGCCAAGCTCGCGGTGGACTCCCTCCTCACCCGCATCGCCGGCGACCCGGAGGCCCCGCACACGACGCTGTACGCGCCGTACCGCCTGGTCGCGCGGGAGAGCACGGCGCGTGACGCGGGGAACCGGACCGGGGGCACGTGA